One Tepidanaerobacter syntrophicus DNA segment encodes these proteins:
- the erm gene encoding 23S ribosomal RNA methyltransferase Erm, with protein sequence MPQNRKKGTTPPIWVSQNFMTSYKIINRIIRRTTLNRDDHVIEIGPGKGHITGILIQKCRKVSAIEIDGRLYNKLTAKFKDVKNIRIYHQDFMKWKLPKFENYKVFSNIPFCFTTDIMRKLTECKNAPSEAWLTMEKGAAKRFMGKPSESLHSLLIKPRFDLDIAYYFIREDFHPKPGVDVVLLHLKKKSPPDIPANQWFAYEQFVSKALKYGFRSLFTSKQLSRAFRQAGVQNKNITPAEVLYVQWLCLFRCYWEHVLGRK encoded by the coding sequence ATGCCCCAAAATAGAAAAAAAGGGACAACTCCTCCCATTTGGGTATCTCAAAACTTTATGACGAGTTACAAAATCATCAACAGAATTATTCGCAGAACAACCCTTAACAGGGATGATCATGTTATTGAAATTGGCCCGGGAAAGGGTCATATAACAGGAATCTTGATTCAAAAATGCCGGAAAGTTTCGGCAATCGAAATCGACGGCCGTTTATATAATAAATTGACAGCAAAATTCAAGGACGTCAAAAATATCCGTATATATCATCAGGACTTTATGAAGTGGAAGCTTCCTAAATTTGAAAATTATAAGGTTTTTTCAAACATCCCCTTTTGCTTCACTACGGATATTATGCGAAAATTGACGGAATGCAAAAACGCACCTTCTGAAGCATGGCTTACCATGGAAAAAGGCGCAGCCAAACGTTTTATGGGTAAGCCTTCAGAATCATTGCATTCCCTGCTTATAAAGCCCAGGTTTGATTTGGATATTGCTTACTATTTCATCAGGGAAGATTTTCATCCCAAACCGGGCGTTGATGTAGTACTTCTTCATCTTAAGAAAAAGAGTCCGCCGGATATCCCCGCAAATCAGTGGTTTGCCTATGAACAATTTGTTTCAAAGGCACTAAAATATGGATTCCGCAGTCTTTTTACAAGCAAGCAATTATCTAGGGCATTCCGTCAGGCTGGTGTGCAAAATAAAAATATTACTCCTGCAGAGGTTCTTTATGTTCAATGGCTTTGCCTTTTCCGATGCTACTGGGAGCATGTGCTAGGCAGAAAATGA
- a CDS encoding distal tail protein Dit, translated as MGFIYNGISSQSMKIRARLTKWQVSPALRNSFETVPGKAGIADFGCDISERNIIISCSVLPQRSFAELVSVLDNVAEWLNPENGLKQLVLDDLPDRYFIARLSEAVDCERILRTAGSFELRFVCPDPYAYALEDEIFVLSETGLHELERVKGNADSNPVYLLKGLISTSSSSYISLITNDEELRIVGSLSEGETLIVDSGMVTAKVIDETGGTLRNGLPSLQDLNFPILRKGVNHIEIAAENATFTELKIQAKSRWR; from the coding sequence ATGGGATTTATCTACAATGGAATATCGTCGCAAAGTATGAAAATACGAGCAAGACTTACCAAATGGCAGGTCTCCCCTGCCCTGCGCAATTCCTTTGAAACTGTGCCGGGCAAAGCAGGTATTGCAGATTTTGGCTGCGACATATCAGAACGAAACATAATAATTAGCTGCAGTGTGCTTCCCCAGCGCAGTTTTGCCGAGCTTGTATCGGTTCTTGATAATGTTGCTGAATGGTTAAATCCGGAAAACGGGCTTAAACAACTTGTTCTAGATGATTTGCCCGACCGATATTTCATAGCTCGCTTATCAGAAGCGGTTGACTGTGAGCGGATACTGCGGACAGCGGGCAGCTTTGAACTTCGGTTTGTTTGTCCCGACCCGTATGCTTATGCGTTGGAAGATGAGATATTTGTTCTTTCTGAAACAGGCCTGCATGAGTTGGAGAGGGTTAAAGGAAATGCGGATTCCAATCCGGTTTATCTCTTGAAGGGTTTGATATCAACGTCTTCATCAAGCTATATTTCGCTTATTACGAACGACGAGGAATTGAGAATTGTTGGCTCATTATCTGAAGGTGAAACTCTGATTGTCGACTCCGGCATGGTAACAGCTAAGGTTATTGATGAAACAGGCGGAACCTTGAGAAATGGCCTTCCCAGCCTGCAGGATCTGAATTTTCCAATTCTCAGGAAAGGTGTTAATCATATTGAGATTGCCGCAGAAAACGCGACCTTTACTGAGTTAAAAATACAGGCAAAAAGCAGATGGAGGTGA
- a CDS encoding phage tail spike protein → MAIKSILTSQEDFTGEFPVTSRTSALWRFNEKTPDENLQLMDSSGHGRHFTISGWSGTSANLIAGRFGRYFRQNIVNPTSEKTHLIAENDGSFFSNLGEKIVVGGWINPTTYSVGQTYIPIFNTRQGPGQPIFYVSLYQGRLRLMLYNSSGTLIYDQSETATITLKNGGWYFIASIIEVSNKKVQNIICDRSDGATWVSPVRSFSGELNRECIADIIMGMHANTYYYAGGFDDWFLETDSQLTADDLLLYFKSSLHANGGDAASDVDALAEPGAVTLKATDGEYPASGVLYTRAVPCALSGSGRVAVTSEYTAGVTSVSLVETSTSDDLEEWSAWQAVGTSGELQSPNRQYIRFRVTLTSSDPLRTPKLLEIQLHDIPKAPYEKLGFARPVILDKNGAWEAVLENAFDIIVTGEVNGADTLEFKLPFHDPKRSTLENEKQVQIVNDIYRIRTLTDNKGEDGRVITQVYAEAVFYDLSFSAEKVPREFNADTADVPMQYALLGTGWTVGNVTVSTKRTWQCTEKNALSILRTVQNIYGGDLVFDSANRQVHLLTFSGTDSGALFSYRKNLKSIQRVVDTRELVTRLYAYGKDGLTFASINGGKEYVEDYTFSSEVRVSTLDCSSFTNPYQMLEYAKMRLAEYSKPRVSYVLSAMDLSALTGYEHEAWKLGDIVTVDDKELGLLVKTRVVRRQYNLQEPWKTVIELSTKLRELGDSSAQWDKAADALSSAELINRQEIKDMVPFNHLRNSRADDGFAYWVNSGFEVVTENGVSGTASFKAVGIPGMTKSLSQTVYPATRKSYTFSAQIASENLEKGENGQVGVEIVIEYEDGSTETRFIDLI, encoded by the coding sequence ATGGCGATAAAATCAATTCTAACGAGCCAAGAGGATTTTACCGGTGAGTTTCCTGTAACATCAAGGACGTCTGCTTTATGGCGATTTAATGAAAAAACACCAGACGAAAATCTTCAGCTTATGGATTCATCGGGACATGGCAGACATTTTACCATCTCCGGCTGGTCAGGGACATCAGCAAACCTTATTGCTGGAAGATTCGGAAGATACTTCAGGCAAAACATCGTTAACCCGACTTCTGAAAAGACCCATCTTATAGCAGAAAATGATGGGAGTTTCTTTAGCAATCTGGGCGAAAAGATTGTTGTAGGAGGTTGGATTAATCCTACCACCTATTCGGTCGGCCAGACATATATACCCATATTCAATACCCGCCAAGGACCCGGTCAGCCAATTTTTTATGTTTCACTTTATCAAGGGAGACTTAGGCTTATGTTGTATAACTCCTCCGGCACACTAATCTACGACCAGAGTGAAACGGCTACCATTACCTTGAAAAATGGCGGCTGGTATTTTATCGCCTCCATCATTGAAGTAAGCAACAAAAAGGTACAGAACATCATATGCGATCGCAGCGACGGGGCAACCTGGGTGTCGCCTGTGCGTTCCTTTTCGGGAGAGCTGAATCGGGAATGTATAGCAGACATTATTATGGGGATGCATGCAAATACCTACTACTATGCCGGAGGCTTCGACGACTGGTTTCTGGAAACGGACTCACAGCTTACAGCTGATGATTTGCTGTTATATTTTAAGTCGTCTTTGCATGCAAACGGTGGGGATGCGGCTTCGGATGTAGATGCTTTGGCAGAGCCTGGCGCAGTCACCCTTAAAGCAACAGATGGCGAGTATCCTGCAAGTGGCGTACTTTATACAAGGGCGGTTCCATGTGCATTATCGGGCAGCGGTCGTGTAGCTGTGACAAGCGAATATACTGCAGGTGTTACTTCAGTGTCTCTAGTAGAGACCAGCACAAGCGATGATCTTGAAGAATGGTCTGCATGGCAGGCTGTGGGAACCAGCGGTGAACTTCAATCGCCAAATCGGCAATATATCAGGTTCCGTGTTACCCTTACCAGCAGCGATCCGTTGAGGACGCCAAAACTTCTGGAAATACAGCTTCATGACATACCGAAAGCGCCATATGAGAAGTTAGGCTTTGCCCGTCCTGTGATTTTGGACAAAAACGGAGCATGGGAAGCTGTTCTTGAAAATGCCTTTGATATCATTGTCACTGGTGAGGTGAATGGTGCGGATACGCTGGAATTCAAGCTTCCGTTCCATGATCCAAAAAGAAGCACACTGGAAAATGAAAAACAAGTGCAAATCGTAAATGACATTTACCGGATCCGTACCTTAACGGATAATAAAGGTGAAGATGGGCGTGTTATTACGCAAGTATATGCTGAAGCGGTGTTTTATGATCTGTCTTTCAGTGCGGAAAAAGTACCTAGGGAATTCAATGCAGATACTGCAGATGTTCCGATGCAATATGCACTTTTGGGTACAGGCTGGACAGTAGGAAATGTTACTGTTAGCACGAAGAGAACATGGCAGTGTACAGAAAAAAATGCCTTATCCATCCTTCGCACCGTACAGAATATTTATGGCGGCGATCTGGTGTTTGACAGCGCCAACCGCCAGGTACACCTTTTGACTTTTAGTGGTACCGACAGCGGAGCGCTTTTTTCATATAGAAAGAATTTGAAAAGTATTCAGCGGGTAGTCGATACACGTGAATTAGTGACAAGGCTCTATGCTTATGGAAAGGACGGATTGACCTTCGCTTCAATTAATGGAGGTAAGGAATACGTGGAAGATTACACTTTTTCCAGTGAAGTGAGGGTGTCGACGCTTGATTGTTCGTCGTTTACAAATCCGTATCAGATGCTGGAATATGCAAAAATGCGGCTTGCAGAATATTCGAAGCCTCGCGTTTCTTATGTACTGTCTGCAATGGATTTATCTGCGCTAACCGGTTATGAGCACGAAGCATGGAAACTGGGTGATATTGTTACAGTGGACGATAAAGAACTAGGCCTTTTGGTAAAGACACGTGTTGTGCGTAGGCAGTACAACTTGCAGGAGCCTTGGAAAACAGTGATCGAGCTTTCAACTAAACTGCGGGAACTCGGCGATTCTTCAGCACAGTGGGACAAGGCAGCGGATGCACTGTCCTCAGCAGAGTTGATAAACCGTCAGGAAATTAAAGATATGGTACCATTCAACCATCTGCGCAATTCCAGAGCGGATGATGGTTTTGCCTACTGGGTCAATTCCGGCTTTGAGGTGGTTACCGAAAACGGCGTTTCGGGAACGGCTTCCTTCAAGGCTGTTGGTATACCTGGTATGACAAAGAGTCTGTCACAGACGGTATACCCAGCAACACGTAAAAGTTATACATTTTCAGCGCAGATTGCTTCCGAAAACCTTGAAAAGGGCGAAAACGGCCAAGTTGGTGTTGAGATAGTCATTGAATACGAGGACGGTTCAACGGAAACAAGGTTTATAGACCTGATTTGA
- a CDS encoding IS6 family transposase → MTKSYQICCPKCNNHQNFYRYGKDKYGNQKYLCRVCGHQFAPDAHAADKPGRPRVRPYPTCPVCGKAMFLHHDHKYYSNYQCCDKKCGHSIFVPKPAAVTAPSMSKLSGKTDFKRMRYPVHVILTALSMFYLGKNSFRNIALILRTVMNIQVSHTTISNWCTKFAPLFQNIALELMPTLNFNSDEWHADETVVKIRGMKYYLWLIVDSETRFVLSFHLSRHRDSPQAFSLLNSVKHLGKPGAIVTDRYSAYKVPVKAVLGVKHIRVQSFSDDITNNLIECFNKQFKAWYKTKQGFASFDSANNLIAVFLFFYNFVRPHSALDGLTPAQVAGLNLSARSKRKLFLVA, encoded by the coding sequence ATGACAAAATCATACCAGATTTGCTGTCCGAAATGCAACAACCATCAAAACTTTTATCGTTATGGCAAAGATAAATATGGAAACCAGAAATATCTTTGCCGTGTATGCGGGCATCAATTTGCGCCGGATGCCCATGCGGCTGACAAACCCGGAAGGCCGCGCGTGCGTCCTTATCCGACTTGCCCTGTCTGCGGAAAAGCCATGTTCCTTCACCATGACCACAAATACTACTCAAACTACCAATGCTGCGACAAGAAGTGCGGCCATTCCATTTTTGTGCCGAAACCGGCTGCCGTTACGGCACCTTCCATGTCGAAGCTGTCCGGGAAAACAGATTTCAAGCGGATGCGTTATCCAGTGCATGTTATCCTGACGGCACTGTCGATGTTTTATCTGGGAAAAAACTCTTTCCGTAATATTGCTTTGATTCTGCGTACTGTCATGAATATTCAGGTTTCCCACACTACTATCAGTAACTGGTGTACGAAATTCGCGCCTTTGTTTCAAAACATCGCGCTTGAACTGATGCCAACGCTCAATTTCAACTCCGACGAATGGCACGCGGACGAAACTGTAGTAAAAATCCGAGGCATGAAGTATTACCTCTGGTTAATTGTGGACAGCGAAACCCGCTTTGTTCTCAGCTTCCACCTTTCCAGGCACAGGGACAGCCCTCAGGCGTTTTCCTTACTTAATTCCGTTAAACATCTCGGTAAACCCGGAGCCATCGTCACCGACCGCTACAGTGCTTACAAAGTTCCTGTAAAAGCAGTGCTTGGCGTGAAACATATCCGGGTCCAGAGCTTCAGCGATGATATTACCAACAACCTGATCGAATGCTTTAACAAGCAATTCAAGGCGTGGTACAAAACCAAACAGGGATTTGCCTCGTTCGATTCCGCCAACAATCTTATCGCGGTTTTTCTCTTCTTTTACAATTTTGTCCGCCCTCATTCCGCTCTTGACGGTCTGACCCCAGCACAAGTTGCGGGCCTAAACCTTTCTGCCAGAAGCAAACGCAAGCTTTTCCTCGTCGCTTGA